In Nocardioides dokdonensis FR1436, the following are encoded in one genomic region:
- a CDS encoding GNAT family N-acetyltransferase produces the protein MATVEIRPYDDVDRSDAEAIARLSTSVQWPSLADAEVVHRVCTAPGSAAYVAQSAGRLVGWAQALGDGVLQSHLSFVAVDHEHRGRGIARLLVVAVFQATGTVRMDLVTDGADGLYESFSHTRMHGFRIYPGA, from the coding sequence ATGGCGACCGTCGAGATCCGTCCCTACGACGACGTCGACCGCTCCGACGCCGAGGCGATCGCGCGGTTGTCGACGAGCGTGCAGTGGCCGTCGCTGGCCGACGCCGAGGTGGTGCACCGGGTCTGCACGGCGCCCGGCTCCGCGGCGTACGTCGCGCAGAGTGCGGGCCGGCTCGTCGGGTGGGCCCAGGCGCTCGGCGACGGGGTGCTGCAGTCGCACCTCAGCTTCGTGGCGGTGGACCACGAACACCGCGGCCGCGGGATCGCGCGCCTGCTGGTGGTCGCGGTGTTCCAGGCCACGGGGACGGTGCGGATGGACCTGGTCACCGACGGCGCGGACGGGCTGTACGAGTCGTTCAGCCACACCCGCATGCACGGGTTCCGGATCTACCCGGGCGCCTGA
- the meaB gene encoding methylmalonyl Co-A mutase-associated GTPase MeaB has product MSRRADHAVPDLVERARAGEVRAVARLISLVEDESPLLREVMAALAPHTGHAQVVGITGSPGVGKSTSTNALVGALRAAGKSVGVLAVDPSSPFSGGALLGDRIRMQDHASDPGVYIRSMASRGHLGGLAWSTPQAVRVLDAAGYDVVLVETVGVGQSEIEVAAAADTTVVLLAPGMGDGIQAAKAGILEIGDVFVVNKADREGADRVRRDLRSMLALGDRPEDAWRPGIVKTVASAGQGIDEVVAELGRHREWSQRTGELGRRRTRRARVEVEAIAVTALRRRWDDVGGRHELDDLAVDVALGRLDPYAAADTLLRQD; this is encoded by the coding sequence GTGTCCCGAAGAGCTGACCACGCTGTCCCGGACCTCGTCGAGCGCGCCCGCGCCGGCGAGGTCCGGGCGGTCGCCCGGCTGATCTCGCTGGTCGAGGACGAGTCGCCGCTGCTGCGTGAGGTGATGGCCGCCCTGGCGCCCCACACCGGACACGCCCAGGTGGTGGGCATCACCGGCTCGCCGGGCGTGGGCAAGTCGACCTCGACCAACGCCCTGGTGGGTGCGTTGCGTGCGGCCGGCAAGAGCGTCGGGGTGCTCGCGGTCGACCCGTCCTCCCCGTTCTCCGGGGGCGCCCTGCTCGGCGACCGCATCCGGATGCAGGACCACGCCTCCGACCCGGGGGTCTACATCCGCTCCATGGCCTCGCGCGGCCACCTCGGCGGCCTCGCGTGGAGCACCCCGCAGGCCGTGCGGGTGCTCGACGCGGCCGGGTACGACGTCGTGCTGGTCGAGACCGTCGGCGTCGGGCAGAGCGAGATCGAGGTCGCGGCGGCCGCCGACACGACCGTGGTGCTGCTCGCCCCCGGGATGGGCGACGGCATCCAGGCCGCCAAGGCGGGGATCCTCGAGATCGGCGACGTGTTCGTCGTCAACAAGGCCGACCGCGAGGGCGCCGACCGGGTCCGCCGGGACCTGCGCTCGATGCTGGCCCTCGGCGACCGGCCCGAGGACGCCTGGCGCCCGGGGATCGTCAAGACCGTGGCCTCGGCCGGCCAGGGCATCGACGAGGTCGTCGCCGAGCTGGGTCGGCACCGCGAGTGGTCGCAGCGCACCGGCGAGCTGGGGCGTCGGCGTACACGACGGGCCCGGGTGGAGGTCGAGGCGATCGCCGTCACCGCCCTGCGTCGCCGCTGGGACGACGTGGGCGGGCGGCACGAGCTCGACGACCTGGCGGTCGACGTGGCGCTGGGTCGTCTCGACCCCTACGCCGCCGCCGACACGCTGCTGCGCCAGGACTGA
- the ccrA gene encoding crotonyl-CoA carboxylase/reductase, with the protein MQHILDAIMAASEDPRSTAAEDFANLALPESYRAVTVHEDEVDMFEGVATRDKDPRKSLHVEDVALPELGPGEAYVAVMASAINYNTVWTSIFEPVSTFGFLKRYGRLSELTKRHDLPYHVVGSDLAGVVLKTGPGVTKWQPGTEVVAHCLSVELEDAEGHDDSMMDPQQRIWGFETNFGGLAHIALVKSNQLMPKPAHLTWEEAASPGLVNSTAYRQLVSKNGGNMKQGDNVLVWGASGGLGGFATQYALNGGAVPICVVSNNEKADIARSMGAELIINRSEEGYKFWKDEHTQDPQEWKRLGAKIRELTGGEDIDIVFEHPGRETFGASVYVTRKGGTITTCASTTGYMHEYDNRYLWMNLKRIVSSHFANYRESWEANRLVAKGMIHPTLSRTYSMDEVGQASLDVHHNLHQGKVGVLCLAPEEGLGVRDHELRAQHLDAINRFRGV; encoded by the coding sequence GTGCAGCACATCCTCGACGCGATCATGGCCGCCTCAGAAGATCCGCGGAGCACCGCCGCTGAGGACTTCGCGAACCTCGCCCTGCCCGAGTCCTACCGCGCCGTCACGGTGCACGAGGACGAGGTCGACATGTTCGAGGGCGTCGCCACCCGCGACAAGGACCCCCGCAAGTCGCTGCACGTCGAGGACGTGGCCCTGCCCGAGCTCGGTCCGGGCGAGGCCTACGTCGCGGTGATGGCCTCGGCGATCAACTACAACACCGTGTGGACCTCGATCTTCGAGCCCGTCTCGACCTTCGGCTTCCTCAAGCGCTACGGCCGGCTCTCCGAGCTGACCAAGCGCCACGACCTGCCCTACCACGTCGTCGGCTCCGACCTGGCCGGCGTCGTGCTCAAGACCGGCCCCGGCGTGACCAAGTGGCAGCCCGGCACCGAGGTCGTGGCGCACTGCCTCAGCGTCGAGCTCGAGGACGCCGAGGGCCACGACGACTCGATGATGGACCCGCAGCAGCGGATCTGGGGCTTCGAGACCAACTTCGGCGGCCTGGCACACATCGCGCTGGTGAAGTCCAACCAGCTGATGCCCAAGCCCGCCCACCTCACGTGGGAGGAGGCCGCCTCCCCCGGCCTGGTGAACTCCACCGCCTACCGCCAGCTGGTCTCCAAGAACGGCGGCAACATGAAGCAGGGCGACAACGTCCTGGTCTGGGGCGCCTCCGGTGGCCTCGGCGGCTTCGCCACGCAGTACGCCCTGAACGGCGGCGCGGTCCCGATCTGCGTCGTGTCGAACAACGAGAAGGCCGACATCGCCCGCTCGATGGGCGCCGAGCTGATCATCAACCGCTCGGAGGAGGGCTACAAGTTCTGGAAGGACGAGCACACCCAGGACCCCCAGGAGTGGAAGCGCCTCGGCGCCAAGATCCGCGAGCTCACCGGCGGTGAGGACATCGACATCGTCTTCGAGCACCCCGGCCGCGAGACCTTCGGTGCCTCGGTCTACGTCACCCGCAAGGGCGGCACCATCACCACCTGTGCCTCGACCACGGGCTACATGCACGAGTACGACAACCGCTACCTGTGGATGAACCTCAAGCGCATCGTCTCCAGCCACTTCGCCAACTACCGCGAGTCGTGGGAGGCCAACCGGCTGGTGGCGAAGGGCATGATCCACCCGACCCTGTCGCGCACCTACTCGATGGACGAGGTCGGCCAGGCCTCGCTCGACGTGCACCACAACCTGCACCAGGGCAAGGTCGGCGTGCTCTGCCTGGCCCCCGAGGAGGGTCTCGGAGTCCGGGACCACGAGCTGCGGGCGCAGCACCTCGACGCGATCAACCGCTTCCGCGGCGTCTGA
- the mce gene encoding methylmalonyl-CoA epimerase, with product MTSSAAPGPLGVPGHLFTAIDHVGMAVPDLDVAIAFYRDTFGMTLAHEEVNEEQGVREAMMAVGDSTSCVQLLAPLSPESTIAKFIDRNGPGCQQIAYRVTDVDAVSATLRERGLRMLYDEPRRGTSDSRINFVHPKDAGGVLVEIVEPAAHH from the coding sequence ATGACCTCTTCTGCTGCCCCCGGACCCCTGGGTGTGCCCGGCCATCTGTTCACCGCCATCGACCACGTCGGCATGGCCGTGCCCGACCTCGACGTCGCGATCGCGTTCTACCGCGACACCTTCGGGATGACGCTGGCCCACGAGGAGGTCAACGAGGAGCAGGGCGTCCGCGAGGCGATGATGGCCGTGGGCGACTCGACCTCCTGCGTGCAGCTGCTGGCTCCGCTGTCCCCCGAGTCGACGATCGCGAAGTTCATCGACCGCAACGGCCCCGGCTGCCAGCAGATCGCCTACCGGGTCACCGACGTGGACGCCGTCAGCGCCACCCTGCGCGAGCGCGGCCTGCGGATGCTCTACGACGAGCCGCGCCGCGGCACCTCCGACAGCCGCATCAACTTCGTGCACCCCAAGGACGCCGGTGGGGTGCTCGTCGAGATCGTGGAGCCGGCTGCCCACCACTGA
- a CDS encoding AI-2E family transporter, giving the protein MSEATGSEQDAPRAQETTAPPSDHDGPDGGDDHYGLGTTEDLGTPGPPLDHKAPFYLGFFGGLGALIAWWLGTTLLSISSTLMLIVVSMFLAAGLAPSVDFLVRRGLKRSMAVLAVIVTFLAAVALFAVAIVPVISDQVAAITDNAPGWLDQLQQNERVQKLNDDYQVVDKVRDYVQGGDFVSSLFGGAVGIGLAVLGAFFNAFIILVLTLYFLASMQSTKTALYQLAPASRRDRVTKLGNRILSGVGGYVSGAFLVALSAGITSLIFLFVVGLGEYAVALAFVVALLDVIPMIGATIGAVIVTAIGFATDVHVGIACIIFYVVYQQLENYVIYPKVMSRSVDLPGAVIVIAALVGAALLGVVGALLAIPTAAAILTLIREVFVRRQDTA; this is encoded by the coding sequence TTGAGCGAGGCCACCGGGTCGGAGCAGGACGCGCCGCGGGCCCAGGAGACGACCGCACCCCCGTCCGACCACGACGGCCCGGACGGCGGGGACGACCACTACGGGCTCGGCACCACGGAGGACCTGGGCACCCCCGGTCCGCCACTGGACCACAAGGCGCCGTTCTACCTCGGGTTCTTCGGCGGCCTCGGCGCCCTGATCGCCTGGTGGCTGGGCACCACGCTGCTGTCGATCAGCAGCACCCTGATGCTCATCGTGGTCTCGATGTTCCTTGCTGCGGGACTGGCCCCCTCGGTGGACTTCCTGGTGCGCCGCGGGCTCAAGCGCTCGATGGCCGTGCTCGCGGTGATCGTCACCTTCCTCGCCGCGGTCGCGCTGTTCGCGGTGGCGATCGTCCCGGTCATCTCCGACCAGGTCGCCGCGATCACCGACAACGCGCCCGGGTGGCTGGACCAGCTGCAGCAGAACGAGCGCGTCCAGAAGCTCAACGACGACTACCAGGTGGTCGACAAGGTCCGGGACTACGTCCAGGGCGGCGACTTCGTGAGCAGCCTGTTCGGCGGCGCGGTCGGCATCGGGCTGGCGGTGCTCGGCGCCTTCTTCAACGCCTTCATCATCCTGGTCCTGACGCTGTACTTCCTCGCCTCCATGCAGTCGACCAAGACCGCGCTGTACCAGCTCGCGCCGGCCTCGCGCCGGGACCGCGTGACCAAGCTCGGCAACCGCATCCTGTCCGGCGTGGGCGGCTACGTGTCCGGGGCGTTCCTGGTCGCGCTCAGCGCCGGCATCACCTCGCTGATCTTCCTCTTCGTCGTGGGCCTGGGCGAGTACGCCGTGGCCCTCGCGTTCGTGGTGGCGCTGCTCGACGTGATCCCGATGATCGGGGCCACGATCGGCGCCGTCATCGTGACGGCGATCGGCTTCGCCACCGACGTCCACGTCGGGATCGCGTGCATCATCTTCTACGTGGTCTACCAGCAGCTCGAGAACTACGTGATCTACCCGAAGGTGATGTCCCGGTCGGTCGACCTGCCTGGCGCCGTCATCGTGATCGCGGCCCTCGTCGGTGCCGCGCTCCTCGGTGTCGTCGGCGCCCTGCTGGCCATCCCCACCGCGGCCGCGATCCTGACCCTGATCCGCGAGGTCTTCGTGCGCCGCCAGGACACCGCCTGA
- a CDS encoding acetyl-CoA C-acetyltransferase, whose product MSGTVIVAGARTPIGRLLGGLKSQTAADLGGVAIKGALAKAGVTGDQVDYLIMGQVILAGAGQNPARTAGLLGGLPASVPSITINKVCLSGLNAIATADQMIRAGEADVIVAGGMESMTNAPHVLPKSREGFKYGDTTLVDSMAYDALFDQATQEAMGVLTEQCNAKGTSLTREEQDAFSARSHQLAAEAWKNGVFDDEVVPVEIPQRKGDPVVVAQDEGVRGDTTTESLGRLRPAFSKDGTITAGSSSQISDGACAVVVMSKAKAEELGLTWLAEIGAHGMVAGPDSTLQMQPANATAKACAKEGIEPADLDLVEFNEAFAAVGIESARSLGLDEDKVNVNGGAIALGHPVGMSGARVVLHLALELQRRGGGVGAAALCGGGGQGDALIVRVPKS is encoded by the coding sequence ATGTCCGGAACCGTCATCGTCGCGGGTGCCCGCACCCCGATCGGCCGCCTTCTCGGCGGGCTGAAGTCCCAGACCGCGGCCGACCTCGGCGGGGTGGCCATCAAGGGCGCGCTGGCCAAGGCCGGCGTCACCGGCGACCAGGTCGACTACCTGATCATGGGTCAGGTGATCCTGGCCGGTGCCGGCCAGAACCCCGCCCGCACCGCCGGTCTGCTCGGCGGCCTGCCCGCGAGCGTCCCCTCCATCACGATCAACAAGGTCTGCCTGTCCGGGCTCAACGCCATCGCGACCGCCGACCAGATGATCCGCGCCGGCGAGGCCGACGTCATCGTGGCTGGCGGCATGGAGTCGATGACCAACGCCCCGCACGTGCTGCCGAAGTCCCGTGAGGGCTTCAAGTACGGGGACACCACGCTGGTCGACTCGATGGCCTACGACGCACTCTTCGACCAGGCCACCCAGGAGGCCATGGGTGTGCTGACCGAGCAGTGCAACGCGAAGGGCACCAGCCTGACGCGCGAGGAGCAGGACGCGTTCTCCGCCCGCTCGCACCAGCTCGCCGCCGAGGCGTGGAAGAACGGCGTCTTCGACGACGAGGTCGTGCCGGTCGAGATCCCGCAGCGCAAGGGCGACCCCGTCGTCGTCGCCCAGGACGAGGGCGTGCGTGGCGACACGACCACCGAGTCGCTGGGCAGGCTGCGTCCTGCCTTCTCGAAGGACGGCACCATCACCGCCGGGTCCTCCTCGCAGATCTCCGACGGCGCCTGCGCCGTGGTCGTGATGAGCAAGGCCAAGGCCGAGGAGCTGGGTCTGACCTGGCTCGCCGAGATCGGCGCGCACGGCATGGTCGCCGGCCCCGACTCGACGCTGCAGATGCAGCCGGCCAACGCCACCGCCAAGGCGTGTGCCAAGGAGGGCATCGAGCCCGCCGACCTCGACCTGGTCGAGTTCAACGAGGCCTTCGCGGCCGTGGGCATCGAGTCCGCCCGCAGCCTCGGCCTCGACGAGGACAAGGTCAACGTCAACGGCGGCGCGATCGCGCTGGGCCACCCGGTCGGCATGTCGGGCGCGCGCGTCGTGCTGCACCTGGCACTGGAGCTCCAGCGCCGCGGTGGCGGCGTCGGTGCCGCTGCGCTCTGCGGTGGCGGCGGCCAGGGCGACGCCCTGATCGTCCGTGTCCCGAAGAGCTGA